Proteins encoded within one genomic window of Sphingomonas sp. KRR8:
- a CDS encoding glycosyltransferase, translating to MVWAAALSSAHRSFGIRIPAHDAREARPRPRVGIVIHDFALGGTERIAVRLANKWSELGVEVEIFCGARTGPLMDLLHPSVMVHSPAEPIRRERGSLRRLGQAARVHFGAFPVAAVYVPGNTHWPVARPLATLPPECRPRIIAQISAALQKPQRGALRQRVFELRMRQKLRGVDQVVGMCWGAARQAMRMLGRNDITAIPLPALGDERGPLCSPIDPASPVVFAASRLVPGKGVEHLLRAFAAVRHPTARLVIAGSGPNETSVRTLITELGIGSRVELLGYVPDIRPFLDRASFLVMPSDHEGYGAVIVEALSAGRPVLATDCTPAVHELLDSPDAGTVIPIGNVPAMALAIEAMLARPAADPQKLADLVERFRIGPVARRYLSLVGIAPGFDGHPARLLTAANDTAALSPDCAKGVTAL from the coding sequence ATGGTCTGGGCCGCCGCGCTTTCTTCCGCTCACCGCTCCTTCGGCATTCGCATTCCCGCGCACGACGCCCGTGAGGCTCGCCCGCGTCCTCGGGTGGGCATTGTGATCCACGACTTTGCCCTTGGGGGCACCGAACGCATTGCCGTCCGCCTTGCGAACAAATGGTCCGAGCTTGGCGTCGAGGTCGAGATTTTCTGCGGTGCGCGAACAGGTCCGTTGATGGACCTGCTCCACCCATCGGTGATGGTCCACAGCCCCGCCGAGCCAATCCGCCGTGAGCGTGGTTCCCTCCGCCGTCTCGGCCAGGCCGCGCGCGTTCACTTCGGGGCGTTTCCAGTGGCCGCCGTCTACGTCCCCGGTAACACCCACTGGCCTGTCGCCCGGCCGCTTGCGACGCTCCCACCGGAATGTCGTCCGCGCATCATCGCGCAGATCAGCGCCGCCCTGCAGAAGCCGCAAAGGGGCGCTCTTCGGCAGCGCGTCTTCGAACTCCGGATGCGGCAGAAACTGAGGGGCGTGGATCAGGTCGTCGGCATGTGCTGGGGCGCTGCCCGCCAGGCGATGAGGATGCTCGGCCGGAACGACATCACCGCAATTCCGCTTCCGGCGCTTGGCGACGAACGCGGCCCGTTGTGTTCGCCGATCGACCCGGCTTCGCCCGTCGTCTTTGCGGCGTCCCGCCTCGTTCCCGGCAAGGGCGTCGAGCATCTGTTGCGCGCCTTCGCCGCTGTCCGCCACCCCACCGCCAGGCTTGTGATTGCCGGTTCGGGGCCGAACGAAACCTCCGTGCGGACCCTCATCACAGAGCTTGGCATCGGTTCACGGGTGGAGCTGCTCGGATATGTTCCCGATATCCGTCCCTTTCTCGACCGGGCGAGTTTTCTCGTCATGCCTTCGGACCATGAGGGATATGGCGCCGTGATCGTGGAGGCGCTGTCCGCCGGTCGTCCGGTTCTTGCGACCGATTGCACGCCCGCGGTGCACGAACTGCTCGACAGCCCGGACGCGGGCACGGTCATTCCCATTGGCAACGTTCCCGCCATGGCTCTGGCGATAGAGGCGATGCTCGCTCGACCGGCCGCCGACCCGCAGAAGCTTGCGGACCTTGTTGAACGCTTCCGCATTGGTCCCGTCGCCAGGCGGTACCTCAGCCTGGTGGGGATCGCGCCCGGCTTCGACGGGCATCCCGCGCGGCTGCTCACGGCGGCGAACGACACCGCTGCCCTGTCCCCGGATTGCGCCAAAGGCGTCACCGCGCTTTAA
- a CDS encoding FecR domain-containing protein produces MTIEGGSVLDEAIAWHLRLATGDEADWEAFTLWLEASPSHALAYDQVTMTDGLLADSDALAQAELLRAADNANDNLPAPVRGKWWLVGFVASVATAAAVTLAILPGVGREPPSTIYETPTGVARTVEMADGSRVELGGGSRLTVDGATPRLAALDRGEAVFHVRHDPARPFTVKVNDVAVEDLGTVFSIRRDSDAVRVAVAEGSVGVSRAARRVTLGPGEIATATQGDIAAGRIDPKAVGSWRNRRLTFQGEPLSIVVERLNRLYALHISLAQNLSGRPFTGMVQLTGDAARDVPHLAALIGTSWRRDGEGWLLSSADSSQR; encoded by the coding sequence GTGACGATTGAGGGTGGATCAGTGCTGGACGAGGCGATTGCCTGGCACCTCCGCCTTGCGACGGGGGATGAGGCCGATTGGGAAGCCTTCACCCTGTGGCTGGAGGCGTCACCAAGCCATGCGCTGGCCTATGACCAGGTAACGATGACCGATGGGCTGCTGGCGGACTCGGATGCGCTGGCGCAAGCCGAACTGTTGCGCGCGGCCGACAATGCAAATGACAACCTGCCAGCGCCTGTGCGCGGGAAATGGTGGCTGGTCGGCTTCGTGGCGAGTGTCGCAACCGCAGCAGCCGTGACATTGGCGATCCTCCCTGGCGTCGGCCGGGAGCCGCCATCGACCATCTATGAAACGCCAACGGGCGTCGCCCGGACAGTGGAGATGGCTGACGGCTCCAGGGTCGAACTGGGCGGCGGCTCGCGCCTGACGGTCGATGGCGCGACGCCACGGCTGGCGGCGCTCGACCGTGGCGAGGCCGTGTTCCACGTCCGGCACGATCCTGCCCGGCCGTTCACGGTCAAGGTCAATGACGTGGCCGTTGAGGATCTGGGCACCGTGTTCTCGATCAGACGGGACAGTGACGCCGTGCGGGTCGCGGTGGCGGAGGGATCGGTCGGCGTGAGCCGGGCCGCCCGCCGGGTGACGCTTGGTCCTGGAGAAATCGCAACCGCGACGCAGGGCGACATCGCCGCCGGTCGGATCGACCCGAAGGCGGTCGGAAGCTGGCGTAACCGCAGGCTGACCTTCCAGGGTGAACCGCTGTCGATCGTCGTGGAGCGGCTTAATCGTTTGTACGCACTGCATATCTCGCTGGCGCAGAACTTGTCGGGCAGGCCGTTTACCGGCATGGTCCAGCTGACTGGAGATGCCGCGCGTGATGTTCCGCACCTGGCGGCCTTGATTGGGACAAGCTGGCGGCGTGACGGCGAAGGATGGCTTTTGTCGAGCGCGGACTCGAGTCAGCGCTAG
- a CDS encoding RNA polymerase sigma factor gives MEGGAAGLKAVFLAQRPLLLRMLTARLQSAADAEDVLQDLWLKLDQIGSRPISAPGPLLFRAATNLATDRRIAASRRAARDSAWAQYQPGPDEMPGIERAMLARETVEQANQVIERMPPRMAAALRLFRIEGRGQREIAEQLGVSVSAVEKLLRKAYHQILTVAKEHAGEEPSLRRRLESERRSGRDD, from the coding sequence ATGGAAGGCGGGGCGGCAGGGCTGAAGGCAGTATTCCTTGCGCAGCGGCCGTTGCTGCTGCGCATGCTGACCGCCCGCCTTCAGAGCGCAGCCGACGCCGAGGACGTGCTTCAGGATTTGTGGCTGAAGCTCGATCAGATCGGCAGCCGTCCCATCAGCGCCCCCGGCCCTTTGCTGTTCCGAGCGGCCACCAACCTTGCCACCGACCGTCGCATCGCCGCGAGCCGGCGCGCGGCCCGCGACTCCGCCTGGGCGCAATATCAGCCGGGTCCGGACGAAATGCCGGGCATCGAACGGGCGATGCTCGCGCGGGAAACCGTCGAGCAGGCGAACCAGGTCATCGAGAGGATGCCGCCAAGAATGGCGGCGGCCTTGCGGCTCTTTCGGATCGAAGGGCGAGGCCAGCGCGAGATCGCCGAGCAGCTGGGTGTGAGCGTCAGCGCGGTCGAGAAACTGCTCCGCAAGGCTTATCACCAGATACTTACGGTTGCGAAGGAGCATGCGGGTGAGGAACCGTCGCTGCGGCGGCGTCTAGAGAGCGAAAGGCGGTCCGGACGTGACGATTGA
- a CDS encoding formyl transferase, with translation MALRKDIWRCGIARVSLTAVLTRGSLAGADVVWLPDPGPFRFLADPFGLWRDGQLHVFAEAYDYRVRIGTIERFTYDRDLRLLDRGPALAEPWHLSYPLVFEWQGETWMLPEAHRGGKLTLYRASDFPTGWTPAARIDLPQVPVDATPVFHQDRWWLLYCPATSEFDKQGTLHAASAERLEGPWTPHPGNPIRRGLDGSRPGGRAISDGNSILLPVQDCRRTYGGALRILRLKLTPATAAHEIGDAIAPPNDVAPFDRGLHTLSEAGPVTLFDVKRVDLSPRGVLLEAAREWRKLRAHGLKRLPV, from the coding sequence GTGGCGCTTCGTAAGGATATCTGGCGCTGCGGCATTGCCCGCGTTTCGCTGACGGCCGTCCTCACTCGCGGCTCGCTCGCCGGGGCCGACGTCGTATGGCTGCCGGACCCTGGTCCATTCCGCTTCCTCGCGGACCCTTTCGGGCTCTGGCGCGACGGCCAGTTGCACGTCTTCGCCGAAGCGTACGACTACCGGGTAAGGATCGGCACGATCGAGCGGTTCACCTACGACCGTGACCTCCGGCTGCTCGATCGCGGTCCGGCGCTCGCTGAGCCGTGGCACTTGTCCTACCCTCTGGTGTTCGAATGGCAGGGCGAAACCTGGATGCTTCCGGAGGCGCATCGGGGAGGAAAGCTGACCCTCTATCGGGCAAGCGACTTTCCCACCGGCTGGACGCCGGCTGCGCGGATCGACCTCCCGCAGGTGCCGGTGGACGCTACGCCTGTTTTTCATCAAGACCGCTGGTGGTTGCTCTACTGCCCGGCGACGAGTGAGTTCGACAAGCAGGGTACCCTGCACGCAGCCTCGGCCGAGCGTCTGGAGGGGCCATGGACACCGCACCCCGGCAATCCGATCAGGCGCGGCCTTGATGGCTCACGACCGGGCGGCCGCGCGATTTCCGACGGCAACTCCATCCTTCTGCCAGTGCAGGATTGCCGGCGGACCTATGGCGGCGCGCTGCGGATTCTGCGTCTGAAACTCACGCCAGCCACCGCGGCGCATGAGATCGGCGACGCCATCGCTCCACCGAACGATGTGGCACCCTTCGATCGAGGGCTTCATACCTTGTCAGAGGCCGGTCCGGTCACCCTGTTCGACGTCAAGCGCGTCGACCTCTCGCCACGCGGAGTTCTGCTCGAAGCGGCCCGCGAATGGCGCAAGCTCCGCGCGCATGGCCTCAAACGCTTGCCGGTCTAG
- a CDS encoding TonB-dependent receptor: MTAKDGFCRARTRVSARTLAAALALFASTSASAAPPSTIDIPDATLDVAVLALARQSGAEIVSTEPDLNRIRSRPVRGHLPVEEALARLLAETAFEASRLSNGAFVIRRRAKQPSPVRKRRPSEVPMVRRPLAPEPPAPVIIVQASKQQTPLIRYPGTVTSVSAVDALRAGSSGRARDLTDLGERLPVLQGTHLGPGRDKLFIRGIADSSFNGSTQSPTSLYWDDVQLNYTGPDPGLRLYDVGSVDVLEGPQGTLYGSGAIGGVIRVNSNPVDLHARAGAATVGFTATQSGEAGADGAAMVNLPLLDGVLGLRAVGYASSEGGYLHDVRRGKADINRTFTRGGRLTVRLRPGDGWQVEAGGVLQAIRSRDGQYALRSAPPLARRSAMAEPYRNQIALGRLSLSRPWESGLELQSTTAIVGYRSTDQFDASALSGRLPVTYVAERRKRLLSHESRLSRSAADGSSWVVGVSLIDNRDQLSRTFVFVDSPVTVTGVTNRTSSVSAFVEGTRHLTPKLSATLGARFTAARVDGEPSTSLRAASVVRGHPTRRVDPTLALSWLVRPDTTIFGRLQSGFRTGGLAVAPGIGRVSDFESDTVRMAELGFRRLRQGAAGVSLSSSVSLTHWNDIQADLITRRGAPSTVNLGDARILAWEGSAEWSPVPDLTAKGSFLLSRNRVTGSMARLSQRHNRRLPDTPLFSASGELGYRWREVPGQPSVRVTGSYIGRSVLGTGDLFDISQGRYLLLGATVGADWQGYHWSLSAENLGNARANRFSFGNPFTLATREQITPLRPRSVRLGVSTRW; this comes from the coding sequence GTGACGGCGAAGGATGGCTTTTGTCGAGCGCGGACTCGAGTCAGCGCTAGGACGCTCGCCGCCGCGCTGGCGCTGTTCGCAAGCACCTCGGCAAGCGCCGCCCCACCCTCCACCATCGACATCCCGGATGCGACGCTTGATGTCGCGGTGCTTGCGCTGGCGCGTCAGTCCGGTGCCGAGATCGTCAGCACGGAGCCGGACCTCAACCGTATCCGCTCGAGACCGGTTCGTGGCCACCTCCCCGTCGAGGAGGCGCTTGCGAGATTGCTCGCGGAAACGGCGTTCGAGGCCAGCAGACTGAGCAACGGGGCGTTCGTCATCCGCAGACGAGCCAAGCAGCCGTCGCCGGTCAGGAAGCGGCGTCCGAGCGAAGTGCCGATGGTGCGGCGACCGCTTGCCCCGGAGCCGCCCGCCCCCGTCATCATTGTTCAGGCAAGCAAGCAGCAGACCCCCCTGATCCGATACCCGGGCACCGTCACGTCGGTCAGCGCGGTCGACGCGCTCCGCGCCGGCTCGAGTGGCCGTGCCCGCGACCTCACCGACCTGGGCGAACGCCTCCCGGTGCTGCAGGGCACGCACCTGGGTCCGGGTCGCGACAAGCTGTTCATTCGCGGGATCGCCGACAGCAGCTTCAACGGCAGCACCCAGTCGCCGACGAGCCTCTACTGGGACGATGTTCAGCTCAACTACACTGGGCCCGACCCCGGCTTGCGGCTGTATGACGTCGGCAGCGTGGACGTCCTCGAAGGCCCCCAGGGCACCTTGTACGGAAGCGGCGCCATTGGCGGGGTGATCAGGGTCAACTCCAATCCGGTCGACCTTCATGCTCGCGCCGGGGCCGCCACCGTCGGCTTCACCGCTACGCAGTCCGGGGAAGCAGGAGCGGACGGTGCGGCGATGGTCAACTTGCCGCTGCTGGACGGAGTGCTCGGTTTGCGGGCGGTGGGCTATGCCAGCAGCGAGGGCGGATATCTGCACGACGTTCGCCGCGGCAAGGCCGACATCAACCGGACCTTCACCCGCGGCGGGCGGCTGACCGTGCGCCTTCGTCCTGGTGACGGCTGGCAAGTGGAAGCCGGTGGCGTGTTGCAGGCGATCCGGTCACGCGACGGTCAATATGCGCTGCGCAGTGCGCCCCCGCTTGCCCGCCGCTCGGCAATGGCCGAACCCTATCGCAATCAGATCGCGCTGGGGCGGCTGTCGCTGTCCCGTCCGTGGGAGTCCGGGCTGGAGCTTCAGTCGACCACGGCGATCGTGGGTTACCGCTCGACCGACCAGTTCGATGCGAGCGCGCTGTCCGGACGGTTGCCTGTCACCTACGTCGCCGAACGCCGCAAGCGGCTGCTCAGCCATGAGAGCCGGCTGAGCCGCTCCGCCGCCGACGGGTCGAGCTGGGTCGTCGGCGTGAGCCTGATCGACAATCGCGACCAGCTGTCGCGCACCTTTGTGTTTGTCGATTCGCCGGTGACGGTGACGGGAGTCACCAACCGCACCTCGTCCGTCTCCGCGTTCGTGGAAGGCACGCGTCATCTTACCCCGAAGCTTTCGGCGACGCTTGGCGCCCGCTTCACCGCCGCACGGGTGGACGGCGAGCCGTCGACCAGCCTGCGCGCCGCTTCGGTCGTTCGGGGCCATCCGACGCGGCGGGTCGATCCGACGCTGGCCCTGTCCTGGCTGGTCCGGCCGGATACGACCATCTTCGGACGGCTTCAGTCCGGCTTTCGTACCGGCGGCCTCGCTGTGGCGCCTGGCATCGGACGAGTCAGCGATTTCGAGAGCGACACCGTCCGAATGGCGGAGCTTGGGTTCCGCCGCCTGCGGCAGGGAGCGGCGGGCGTCTCGCTAAGCAGCAGCGTGTCCCTGACCCACTGGAACGACATCCAGGCCGACCTCATCACCCGCCGCGGAGCGCCCAGCACGGTGAACCTCGGCGACGCGCGGATCCTTGCCTGGGAGGGAAGCGCGGAGTGGTCGCCGGTGCCTGACCTCACTGCCAAGGGGTCCTTCCTGCTGAGCCGCAACCGGGTAACGGGGAGCATGGCCCGCCTGTCGCAACGCCACAATCGGCGTCTGCCGGACACGCCCCTGTTCTCGGCATCGGGCGAGCTTGGCTATCGCTGGCGTGAGGTACCGGGCCAACCCAGCGTGCGCGTGACGGGCAGCTACATCGGGCGGTCGGTGCTGGGGACCGGCGACCTGTTCGACATATCGCAGGGGCGCTACCTGTTGCTGGGAGCGACGGTGGGAGCCGACTGGCAGGGCTATCACTGGTCCTTGTCGGCGGAGAACCTCGGCAACGCGCGGGCCAATCGCTTCTCGTTCGGCAATCCCTTTACCCTCGCGACCCGCGAGCAGATCACCCCGCTGCGCCCACGCAGCGTCCGGCTGGGCGTGTCGACCCGCTGGTAA